A section of the Ranitomeya imitator isolate aRanImi1 chromosome 7, aRanImi1.pri, whole genome shotgun sequence genome encodes:
- the INO80E gene encoding INO80 complex subunit E, whose protein sequence is MNGPAGGEAEDYKRRYKNLKRKLKFLIYEQECFQEELRRAQKKLLRVSRDKSFLLDRIIQYENVDDDSSDSDLTASSDNSDTEGGRDTSTPTAKRKRSPSAGPSSPPPSSSSALSLHTSGGPYLSAMSSPPYTPFPSEYLAPLPNSTSPIPERVKRDRRSRGVKPRKPKIALSSPSGVLPFSPRSSGLPPLSSSSKHAPPPPVLSTVPQQMFSDGGEGSGDEGPMDGDEEDDLVIDIPE, encoded by the exons ATGAACGGTCCGGCGGGCGGGGAGGCGGAGGACTACAAGAGGCGCTACAAGAACCTGAAGCGCAAGCTCAAGTTCCTGATCTAT GAGCAAGAATGCTTCcaggaggagctgcggagggcgcaGAAGAAGCTGCTGAGGGTGTCCCGGGACAAGAG CTTCCTTTTGGACCGGATCATCCAGTACGAGAACGTCGATGACGACTCATCAG ATTCTGATCTGACAGCGTCTTCAGACAACAGCGACACTGAGGGCGGCCGTGACACCAGCACCCCCACCGCCAAGAG GAAGAGGAGCCCCTCCGCCGGCCCGTCCTCCCCGCCCCCGTCCTCCTCCTCGGCCCTATCCCTGCACACGTCTGGGGGCCCCTACCTCAGTGCG ATGAGCTCACCCCCCTACACCCCGTTCCCCTCAGAATATCTGGCTCCTCTCCCCAACTCCACGTCCCCCATACCTGAGCGAGTCAAGAGAGACCGAAGGAGCCGCGGGGTGAAGCCCAGGAAGCCCAAG ATAGCACTGAGCTCACCCTCAGGGGTCCTGCCCTTCAGCCCCCGCTCATCCGGACTGCCCCCGCTGTCCTCCTCCAGCAAGCACGCCCCTCCCCCACCCGTCCTAAGCACCGTGCCCCAGCAGATGTTCAGCGATGGCGGAGAAGGCAGCGGAGATGAGGGGCCCATGGACGGGGACGAGGAGGATGACCTGGTCATAGACATCCCGGAGTAA